DNA from Nitrospira sp.:
ACGAGGCAGAAGCCCGCGCCTTCGCCTGGCGTGAAGCCCCAACTGTAATTCACGGAGTGAAGGCGTCCGCCGAAATCAATGGCCTCCAGCCGTTCCAGATCCAGCCATGAGTCCGCGCCGCCGACGAGGCAGAGGAAAGCTTCGCCTCGACGCAACTGGAGGCACGCGTTTTCGAGGGCGAGTAGTCCGCCCGCATGGCCGTCCAGGACCATCTCGATGGGAGGATCTGTGGGACTAAACCCTGTCCCAATGGCGAAGCGGTCGAGAATGTTCTGTCGCCGGGTCGAGTCGGGAATGTTTTCCACCGAAAGGGCGAGATGGACAGATATCTGACGACGCAGGGCATGGAATTGGGCTGCGAGTGGATGCAGAGCTTCCTGCGCGGCATCCACGGCGAGGGTGACGATACGATCGGCGAGCGGGAGGGTCTCATCCAGCCACTCGGCACGGGCTACGACCATCGGTTCGCCATGCTTGTCGATCATAAACGGGTGTTCGGCGTAGGCGGAGATGCCGCAACGCACGGCAGCGGCGGCGGCCAGCACCGAACGGCCCACGGGTGTCTGCGCGCCGGCGCCGACGATGTAAAAGGCCTCATCTGAAAGTGTCGGTGCGTTCATCGGACTAGACGGCAAGTTCGGCCTCCGATTCCTCTTGCGCTCCGAGCGGCAAGCGTTTCTTCTCGATGACGACAGTTTCCTTGAGCGTGTAGAGAGTGTGGTGGCAAGGCAAAGCGGTCTGCCAAACCATAATGAGGCGGCGTTCCTCTGGTTCGATGATGACGGTGTGGAGTTGACCGCGATGGTGCGTAGTGCCGCCGTCGATGCTGGTGCTAAAGCCGAGACTGACCCTGGGCAGTCGGAAGCGCAGGGTTCCTTCCGCGCTGAGGTTGACGAGTACGACTTCCTCGCCGCCTTGAAGGAAGCCGTTGACCTGCTGGTCAACCGGGGCGCAACGGAAATAGGCGTCTTGAAAATCTCTCGGGACAAGGGGCTGGCGCTCCTTTTGCCAGGCATCATCGTAGGTACCGGCAAGTTTGGCGCGCGACTGCCAGTCGCACGGGATGGGGCCAAAGCCGGCGGGGCTGAGCTTGGCCTTGGGATTACGGACGGGTTCGCCGACATACTCGCAGTTGGGGACTGGTTGGCCAGAGACCGGGGCGCGACCGACTCCCACGGGATTCTCTGGGTCACGGTGAGCATTCTCCTCCGCGGCCAAGAGACCACCCAGTGCGCGTTCGTAGCAGATGGGCATTTTGACGAACGGGCACGGCCGGCTGGTGGAAAAGCCAAATAAGCCTTTCTTCCAAGTGCGATCACCTACGATGTGCAGACGCTTCATCACTGGTCCCACCTGCCAGCCCACATCTGCGAACGGTGCAGGTTGCCCGCCTGGGGCGTGAGCATGAGCGTGAACAATCACGTCCGTGCCGGGCTTGGTGCGGACCAGATCCATGTCGTAACGCAGGCTGCTCCGGCCAGGCTCGCCGAAAAACTTCGGCGCAAGGCAAACGTCTTCCTGCTCTTCAGCTACCACGACCTGCTCGTCGCCTTTTATGAAAAAGGTCGCGCGTACCGCAACAATCCAAATCTCCGCGCCTTCGGCGTCACGCACGAACGCGCGATCGGCCTTGAAACGGGTTTGGTTATTGATAGCCCACATGGGTCACGTCAGTTGATTTGGACATTGCCGCCGCGAATCCGATTTGTGCCGGATGCGCGATTGAGCACTTCGGTTCCACGGATGCGCACGCTCCCATCGGCGAGGAGTTGGATGCTCGCCTTGCCGCAGCGAATGACGATCTCCTTGTGAGCCGTCAGTGTGAGGGTCTCACCATCGATTTGCACGTTATCCGGCGTCCCATTCCTCGACAGAATTTGATTCAGCAAAGCGGCGCCGTCCGTATCGAGTCGCTGGAGGAAACCCATGACGATCGGCTTTTCAGGGTCTCCCTCTTCGAACATGAGCACCACGTTGCGCATGGCATCACACGGTTCAATCTTGACGATCGAGCGAGCCATCAACATCCGATCAGTCGGATTGGACGGATAGTCCACGAACGGCAGGCCTGAGCCCTCCGTCTTTGCAATCACACCGATCACCACGCCGTTGATAAGCCGAGCTGACTCATTGTGTTCCAATAGCTCCACCGACGTTTCGCCTTGCCGTTCCATGTCAGTTCTCCACGATTTTCTGCGCTTTCATGGTGATGGTGCCGCTGCCTTTGATGTTAATGTTGTTGCCGTTGATCGTGATGTCGCCGTTACTTTTCATCGTAATGGATGCGCTGCCGGTCTTGATCGTGATCTGATCGCCGGCGTTGAGTGTCATGTTCTTTCCGGCCGAGATCGTGACATTGTTACCCGCTGTGATGCCCACATCCTTGCTGGCTTTCTCCGTGATGCTGCCACCCGCGTCTACTGACTTGTTGGCGCCCACCTTCTCACTGCTCAACGCTCCCACCACCACCATCTTCGCTCCACCGATCTCTTCTGCCTTGGCGCCCGCCACCGTCTCGTTCATGGCCGCCCCGACGCTGATTTGATAGGCCGCGCCGATGCTGAGCGCCTTGGCCAAGGTGATGGTTTCCGCCGATGCCATTTGGACGGTCTCGGTTTCGTTTCCTGCCACCGTCAGCACCATGTTGCCGCCGATGGTCTCCGCATGGTTCGCGCCCACTGTGATCGTTTTGTTCGCGCCGACCGTCTCACTCTGATCGACCCCCACCGTCTTGGTCCGACTGTTGGTCACGGAGAGTGTTTCGTCATGGCCGACCGTCTGGTTCTTGTCGTTCTCGATCGCAATCGTCCAATCCTTCTGGGCGTGGAGATAAATCTCTTCGCTCCCCTTCCCGTCTTCGAAGCGGATCTCGTTGAACCCGCCGCCGGTGGAACTGTTGGACTTGATCGTGCTCTTGGTCTTCTCGGAGGGCAGCGGATAGGGCGGCATGTTGTCGGCGTTGTACACCCGTCCTGTAATGATCGGCTGGTCGGGATCTCCTTCCAGAAACTCCACCAGGACTTCTTGCCCGATCCGCGGGATGAACATGGCGCCCCAGCTCGCGCCGGCCCAGACCTGTGCGACCCGCACCCAGCAGGAACTCTTCTCGTCGTGGGCGCCTTCGCGGTCCCAATGGAACTGGACCTTCACGCGTCCGTGCTTGTCCGTGTAGATTTCCTCACCCGAGGGACCGACGACGATCGCGGTCTGCGGGCCTTCGAGCCTCGGCCTCAGCGTTCTACAGGCGGGACGGAATGGCACGTCGGCGGGGATGCACTGAAACTCATTGTGGTAGGGCGGCTCGTTCGCCACATTGGCCGCCGCCTCGGCTCCGAGCACCTGCGGCTGGTTCCCCTTGTGCGTCACTTTCAGAGTCAGGTATTCGCGATTCAAATCGGACCTGTGATATTGCGCCAATGTGAAGCGATACCCCGGGATGACCCGGCAACAATCGCTCCGACCCGACCCCACCTGTCTGATCGACTGGGCTTCTTCCAGCCGTACCTTCGCCAATGGGGTTCGCTCGCTGCTGTCCCGGCATTCACCGAGGTAGTCGTAGGCTTCCAATTTGCCGTCGGTTTTGGCCTGTGCGTCTCCCGTGATGTTCAGGCGCGGTTTTTCGAAATCGAAATCCTTAAGCTTCACCGCCCCGCATCGGATCTGCCGATGGTAGCGGAAGTCCGAGATATGCTCCTCACCTGGGACGCCGGCGGTCGCCGGGGCGTGATACACAATGGATGAGGCGCCTGATGGCATCGCGTAGGCCGACGGGTCGTCGCCCATGACCAGAACATGATTCGTCTCACTGTGCTCGAAGTAGTACCAGATCCCGTACTGTTCCATGAGCCGGCTGATGAATTGCAAATCTGATTCGCCGTACTGGACGCAGTAGGTCCGTGCCTTGTAACGGCCCATGTTCAGCGCGAACCGGAATTGATTGGCGGTCTGGCCCGCATCGAGGAGGACCTGTTTGATGATGTCCGGGATCGTCTTCTCCTGGAATATGCGGCAGTTGGCTCGAAGCCCGAGTTTCCAGATCGCCGGCACCACCTCGGCTCGATAGAGAGCCCATTTGCCCTCTTTCCCCGTTTGTTCGAAGAGGCTGACCAGTCCGTGAACAAAGCGCGTCCCCTTGGTCCCTCGGGCGGTGAGCAGCGCCGGCTGGCCGACGATCTGATCGAAATCGATCTTCTGGTCCGACGAGGCCAAGTCCAGGCTGAAGCGAAAGATTTCGGAGAGGCCTTCGCTGCCTTCGAACCGAACGATTCTGAACTTCTCCGCCGGGTAGGCGCCGGCCTTGAAGACATGCGGCGCTTCCGTCTGCGTATCGACGATCGGCATGGTGCTTACCCTTGCGCCATCGCGACTGCCTGGCGCTCCGAGAACACGAGATTGAAATCGCCGTTCGGAGTCAGCGTTAAACTCAACCGGTCCGGCAGACGTCCCTCGCCCATGCGTGAGAGAATCTCCGTCGAGATCCGCGGAAGGAGGGATCCCTGCATGATATGGTCAATGTTGCGCGCGCCGGTTTCGACTTCGATGCAGCGCTGCACGATCTGCTCGACCACGGCCGGCTCGTAGTCAAAGCTCATCCGGTGGCTCTCCATGAGCCGCTGCACCAGACGGCTCAGCTTCAGCTCGACAATCATCTTCATGGCACCGGCATCGATGGGATAGAAGGGCACGATGGTCATGCGCGCCAGGAGCGCCGGCTTGAAATGCCGGCTCAGCAGCGGCCTGATGGCCCCGGTTACCTCTTCCGGTGTCGGCCTCCTCGCACCTCCACAGAGTTGGAGGATCATGTCCGATCCCAGATTGCTCGTCATGAAGATCACGGTGTTCTTGAAATCGATGACGCGACCCTCGCCGTCCGCCAACATGCCCTTGTCGAACACCTGATAGAAGATGTTCATCACTTCCGATTCGGCCTTTTCGACCTCGTCCAGGAGCACGACAGAATAGGGCCGTTGCCGAATCGCCTCGGTCAGCACGCCGCCTTCGCCATAGCCGACATAGCCGGGCGGCGAGCCGATCAATCGGGAGACCGTGTGCTTTTCCTGGAACTCCGACATGTTCAATGTAACGACGAAGCGCTCGCCGCCGAAGAGGGCTTCTGCCACAGCCAGTCCTGTTTCCGTTTTTCCCACGCCGCTCGGCCCGACGAACAGAAAGACGCCGATCGGGGTGGCCGGGTTCCCGATGCCCGCTTTCGAGGCCCTGATTCCCCTCGCGATGGCCTCGATCGCATGGTCCTGGCCTTTGATTCTGGTCTTCAGGCGCTCGTCCAATTGTAAAATGGTCTGGGCCTCGTCCCTGACCATGCGGCCCACGGGAATGCCGGTCCAGTCGGACACCACCTCCGCCACGACATCCGTATCCACTTCTATTCTAATGAGCGGATCTTTGCCCTGAACCTTGCGCAGGTCCGCCCTGGTTCGGTCCCACTCGGCACGATAATGGTCCACGTCGCGCCCTCCTTCTTCCAGCATTTTCGCCCGCATGGCCAGGACCGATTCAGCCAGCACCTTCTCCTCGTGCCAGCGTGCCTCCAATTGCTCCACCTCCTGCTTGCGCCGGGCAATCGTCTCGTCGAGTGAACTGATCCGTTCGGGCTCCACCGGAACACCGCTGAGCAGATCCCGTTGATAGGCTCCCCGTTCCCGTTCGAGCGCCTGGATGATCCGTTCGATGTCCTCCAGACGAGCGGGTTTGCTCGTGAGGCTGATTTTGATGCGCGCCGCAGCCGTGTCCAGCAGATCGACCGCCTTATCCGGGAGTTGGCGCCCTGAGATGTACCGGCTGGACATGCGTGCGGCCGCGACGACGCCTTCGTCCAGCACTTGGACCTGATGGGCCTCTTCGTACTTGCTCCGCAAGCCGCGCAACACCAGGATGGCATCCGCTTCGGACGGCTCATCCAGCTTCACGAGCTGGAACCGCCGCGCCAGCGCTGCATCCTTTTCGAAGTACCTTTTATATTCAGACCAGGTCGTGGCGGCGATCGTGCGCAACTCGCCGCGCGCCAGGGCCGGCTTGAGGAGATTGGCGGCATCGCCCATGCCCGCCATGCTGCCGGAGCCAACCAGCATGTGGGCTTCATCGATGAACACAATGATCGGTTTCGCTGAAGCCTTCACCTCGTCGATGACCGACTTCAGTCGATGTTCAAACTCGCCCCTCACACCGGCGCCGGCCTGGAGCAGACCCAGGTCGAGCGCCAGCATGTCCATATTCCGTAGAAGATCCGGCACGTCCCCTTCGACGATCCGTAGGGCCAAGCCTTCGACGACCGCCGTCTTCCCGACTCCTGCCTCGCCGACCACGATCGGATTGTTCTTCCGCCGGCGCGCCAGGATATCGATCATCTGCCTGATTTCCCGATCCCGTCCGAAGACCGGATCGATGCAGTTGGCGCGCGCCCGCGCTGTGAAGTCTACGGTGAAGCGCCCCAGTGCCGTTTCCGCTCCCCGACCGGCGGCTTCTCCTCGCGCCGCAGCCTTGGCTGCTTCTCCTTCCGAAGACTTGGCCGTCATGTCGAAGAACTTGTGCTTCAGTTCTTCGGCTCGGACCTGTTGCAACAGGTCTTCCCCAAACCCGTAGGCGAATCGACCGAGATCCTGCACCATCGCGAGAAGGAGCGCTCCGGACCGGATCTCGGATAAATTCAAATCGATCGAGGCGATCAGCCAGGTGTTCTGAAACCACTCGATGAGGCGCGGCGAGAAGACAGGCTTGGCGGTGTTTCCGGACTTGAATTCTTCCAGGGCGCGTTGCAGGACCTTCTGCAGGTGGGCCGGCTCAATCCCGAAATGGGTGAGGATGACCTGGATGTCGGCGGTTGAGTCATCCAGCAATTTGAGCAGCATATGCTCGACGGCGACCTCATAATGTGTGCGGGACAGACAGAGACCAGCCGCGGATTCGAGCGATTGGCTGCAGAATCGATTCAAGCGACGGATCAATGACCGTCTATCCACTCCATCCATAGCGCCCTCTTTCTCAACCTGCACATGCTCAGCGCGATGTGACCTGCGCCTCGGTCGAACCGAATTGAAAAACAACGCGGCGTGGACTTCCATCGCCTGTTTCGGCAGAGAGCCAGCTGGTCTGCCCGAGGCGAACGGGAGCCCCGTCTTCCTTCGACGTGAGCCGCAGGACAGACACATCGTCTCCGCGTAAGACCAGTTCCATGTCCACGTCAAATCGGTCCTGCACAAACCACTGCACCAGCGCCGACACAATGTGCATCCCGGAACTGCCTGGAAGCAGCTTGACGAATGTGTCGTGACTCATCGGTCCCATGGAGATACGGAAGCTGGACTGCCGACTCAACACCTTTTGACCAAGGGTACAGTTCTCTCCCAACGCACAGTTTTTCAGGCCGACCGCCGGCTGTTGCTCTCGCGGTATCGGAACCCATCGACCGGTGCACTGTTCGATATGGACTTCGATGTCGTCGAAGAAGTCGCTCAACAATCCTTCCAAGGCGGAGGCCGACCGCGGTCGCTGGTTCAAGAGCCCCGCATAACGCAGGAGCCGGCTCCTCGGCAGTCCGGTCCTTCGCGTCACCTCCTCGGTGCCCAGGCCGAGGAAGGCAAACATCCGTTCAGAAAACCGATCTTTGCCGGAAGGGTCGAATTGCATGTGGTACCGGTATTTGACCCAAGAGCGGTACAGGAGCGAGAGCAACCGGTGATGAAACAGGTCCAGGAACGCGCGGACCGGTTCATCCCCATTTTCGCGAGCCATCAGGTCTTCGGTGTAAAAAGGGGGCAGCGGCGAGGTCGTCCCATAGAGACCTAGAAAGGTCGTCGTCAACCGGAACCGAGGCGGATCCTTCCGCGTTTGCTCCAAGCCGGCCACATCGGAGACCGGAAACGCGAACGAGAGATCCGGCCGGAACCGAACCAGCTCCCGATCAGCCGGCCCTTCAGCTCCAACCGAGGCTTCCGGTCGGTAGAGACGCTCCAACAGGGAAACGAGCTGATAGAAGGAATAGTCCTGTGCCCTTGCGAGCAGATTCGCAATCACAGGAGGACTTGTTGTCCGATCCTGACCGGCCATGAAAAGAATTCCCCTTGTTCGATCAGTTTGACGTGGAGCTCCGTGAAGGAATTCAGGGACGCATACAGAGCGAAAAACTCATTGAGGAGGCCGCCGAATAAAAACACATCGCCTTCGCCGGCAAAGTGCCCCCCTTTCAGCGAGAGCGTGATTTCCGTCCCACGAACCGAAGCCCCCCGGAACAGATAATCCTTCCCACAGCTCTGTATATCCACGATCCCGTCCAACAATCTGATGTGGGCCCGTCTCGCCTGATCATCCTGGCGCGCGGCGAAATTGTAGAGATCGAGCAGTCCCCGCAGGGTCTCCACGCGAGTCAGCGAGAGATAGTTCAATGAAAGGTGCGAGAGCAGCCGCCAATGAATATCGCCGCCCAGCGGCACAGGGCCGCGTGCCGAGACCTGGACCACATTGCGGAACTGCGCAAACCCGGGCGAGCTATCGGTCGGTACGTGAATATCTCCCACATGGAGCTTGCCGGGCAGATCCCGATTCGTGCAGGTCACATCGAACGTCACGATCTCCGTCAGGACATCCAGTCCTCGGACCGGCACCTCATCTGCGTTGACGAACGAGACATAGGTTTCGCACGCTCCATCGTTCGTCATCGATTGTCGCAGATGTGTCTGGTAATAAATCGTCGATGGCCCTGTCCCGATGCTCTGGTGAAACGAATAGAAGGGTTCGTACCGCAACTCTTCCCCGGTCCCACGCAAGTGTCCGACCGCACGATCCACCGAAAACAGTTCATAGTGCGCAGCCGGAGCCGCCGATGGACGAAGCAGATATTCAGTCCGTTCATGGCTGACTTCGATCGGCTGGGAGTCCAGCCTGAATAGATTCACGATGGGAGAGCAGAACAACCGGACATGGTCTTTGGTCAGCCGCAACGACGCCGGCGGAGCCTTCGTGAGGGTGATGAGCATTTCAAATGTCGTCGCGGTCCCTCGTCTGGCCAGCGGCCGAAGGTCCGACAGATCGACGGCCAGAAACTTCTGGGGGAACGCAAAATACTCCTGTAGCAACCGGTACCCGTCGAACGACGTCTTGGGATATGGCAACAGCGCCTCATCCTTCGCAAAACCGAACGGTTGGATCTTGCAGTCAGGCAATGCAACTTCCTCAACGGGGCGCCCTTGCCCGCCGAGACGCAGCTTGATCGTGCCGGCGTGGTGGCACAACCAGTAATACAGCGTGTACGCCGGTTCACCGACCAAATGGAGCCGTAACCGCTCGATTCCCGCTTGTCCCAACGTCGCACCCGGTAGCATCGTGAAGTGAAGCCGCAGTGCCGAATGCCCTCCACTGGCGGTTTGGAGCGAGACCTGTTCCAGCTGGAGCGGATAGATGTCCACATCAGCGGTCGTTCGAAAGCGGCAGCGCGTCCCGTCGATGTCCCGCGACTCGACGACCGTCTCCATCGCGGGGATTCGCTTCCATTCGGTCACGGCCCCGGGGATCGGCGTGAATTCGAGAAGACTCATGGCGGGAATCGGCCGAAGATAATGAGGCCACAGCAAATTCATGACCCCATGAATCAACTCGGGAAACTCATCGTCCAGCTTCTGTCTGATGCGGCCGGTGAGAAAGGCGACGCCTTCGAGTAATCGCTCGACATCCGGATCGTTTCCGACCTCCGTCAGGAAGTGCGCCTCTTTGGGATGCGCTTCCGCAAACTCCCGGCCCAACTGCCGCAAGAAATCCAACTCATCTCGATAGTACCGATTAAACGCCACGTCCTATTCTCCCGCCTCTACAGGGTCCCGCCATGCGCCGGCGGCTCACTCATTCTTCGACAACCACCAGCCCTGAAGGGCTGATCTCGGTTTGAAATTCCACATGCGGTTGTCGTTCTGAGACGAGTGTCCCCGCAATCTCAAATCGAAGCACCGACTGTCCTGGTTCGGGAGGCACATGGGTTACGGATACATCACGCAGTCGGGGTTCGAATTGCGCGATGGACCTCAAAATGGCGGCTTGCACCTCTTCCACGGCGGCCGGCTGCTCTTGCACGAACTCCGTGAGGTCCGGCATCCCATAGGTGGGTTGTACCAAGACTTGATCCGGTCTGGTGTTGAGCATTTTGCGGAGATGCCGGAGCACCGACTCGGCAAGCAGATGCGGGTTGTCCCTGAGCGATTTGGGCCTCGCAAGTCGCTCATCGCCCAGCCGTTCCAACAACCGACATTCTCGCCCCATGTCCGCCTCCGCCCCCCTTACTTCGGTGCTTTCCAATCATCCTGCGCTTCTTTCTTGTCCACCTCATGCCTCCAGATCGCTTTCCGATAGGTAAAGGAGACATCCTCCATGTGACCGAACTCCCCCGACGATTTTTGGAGGCAATTCGGCATCCATGGATGCATGGACACGATGATGGCATCCTCCAATTTTGTCGTGAAGTAGTGCTCTTCGGTCCCGTCTGCGGCAATCCGGTACCATTTGATCTCAACGGATTTCAGGTGCTCTCCGGTGCAGAGCGCCATGTACAGGAGCGGCGACGCCTTGTCCACCACCTTCACGATCTTCAGCGGCCCATGCACCCGTTTGCCTGAGGCCAGGCCCGTCTGTGGATCAGACGGAATACGCACTTCGTGTTCGAACGCCTGGACCATCATCGTCCCTTCACGCCCTTTGAGGTCGCAAGAGCCCTCAATCTTGCCCTGTTTTTCCCCCTCAGCTGTCAAATAGGCTGGAATTGGCATGGTGTTCTCCTCCTTTACTTTTTCTTGTCCAGCTTCCCGACCAGGGACAGCGTGAAGAACGCCCCCATATACTTGATATGCGGCACCACCTTCAGATCCACCCTGTACCATCCAGGGTTGCCTTCCACATCGCTCACCGTCACTTGGGCGTCCCGCAGGGGGCGTCGCCTGCTCACTTCATCGGTCACGACATCCATTGCGGAGACGTACTGGCTGATCCATGTATTGAGTTCGCGCTCCAAATCCGCGCGGTCTTTTGTCCCGCCCAGTTTTTCCGTCTGCAGCACCTTGATGTAATGGGCCAAGCGATTGATGATGAACAGATAGGGCAGTTGCGTGCCAAGACGATAGTTGGCCTCCGCCACCTTGCCCTCGGCGCTCTGTCCAAATGTTTTCGGACGCTGAGAGGAATTGGCCGAGAAGAAACAGGCGTTATCCGAACCTTTCCTCATGGTCAACGCAATAAACCCGGCATCCGCCAACTCCTTTTCCCGTTCACCGGAAATAAGAATCTCGGTGGGGATCTTCGTCTCGACGCCCCCCATTGCCTCAAAGACATGGACTGGTAGATCGTCTACCGTCCCGCCGCTGCTCGGGCCGATGATGTCCGTGTACCAACGCGACCTGGCAAAGCTCTCGGTCAAGCGCGTGGCGAAGGCAAAGGCCATATTGCCCCAGAGATAGCTTTCGTGGCCGTTACTCAAAGATTCGTTGTAATTGAACATCTTTGCCGGATTCGTCTCCTGGCCGTAGGGCAACCGCAGAAGGAACCGCGGCACACAGAGCCCGACGGATCGGGAATCCTCCGAATCGCGGAATGCATTCCACTTGGTGTACTGGGGGCCTTCGAAGTGCGTCTTCAGGTCCCTGAGATTCGGCAACCGCAAATAACTTTCCATCCCGAAAAACTTCGGCCCGGCCGCCGCCACAAACGGCGCATGGGCCATCGTGGCCACGCTGGAGACATACTGCAGGAGTTTGACATCTTGGGGACCGGGGCCGAACTCATAGTTCGCGATCAGGGCTCCGATGGGATTCCCCCCGAACTGCCCGAACTCCGCCGTGTACATGTGCTTGTACAGGGCCGACTTGGTAATGTCCGGGGCCTCCACGAAATCGGTCAGTAGTTCTTCTTTCGACACGTTCAACATCTCGAATTGAATATTCTCCCGGAAATTGGTCCGGTCCACCGCCAACTTCAGCCCGCGCCATGCAGATTC
Protein-coding regions in this window:
- the tssE gene encoding type VI secretion system baseplate subunit TssE — encoded protein: MGRECRLLERLGDERLARPKSLRDNPHLLAESVLRHLRKMLNTRPDQVLVQPTYGMPDLTEFVQEQPAAVEEVQAAILRSIAQFEPRLRDVSVTHVPPEPGQSVLRFEIAGTLVSERQPHVEFQTEISPSGLVVVEE
- a CDS encoding Hcp family type VI secretion system effector; this encodes MPIPAYLTAEGEKQGKIEGSCDLKGREGTMMVQAFEHEVRIPSDPQTGLASGKRVHGPLKIVKVVDKASPLLYMALCTGEHLKSVEIKWYRIAADGTEEHYFTTKLEDAIIVSMHPWMPNCLQKSSGEFGHMEDVSFTYRKAIWRHEVDKKEAQDDWKAPK
- the tssC gene encoding type VI secretion system contractile sheath large subunit, producing the protein MAETQETQSTKAPVAAAETSLIEQMLKPLDIRPQDEVYSDAKRALEELIRHLLAPERKDMKVNQAMVADMIAEMDKKLSAQVDAILHQATFQKLESAWRGLKLAVDRTNFRENIQFEMLNVSKEELLTDFVEAPDITKSALYKHMYTAEFGQFGGNPIGALIANYEFGPGPQDVKLLQYVSSVATMAHAPFVAAAGPKFFGMESYLRLPNLRDLKTHFEGPQYTKWNAFRDSEDSRSVGLCVPRFLLRLPYGQETNPAKMFNYNESLSNGHESYLWGNMAFAFATRLTESFARSRWYTDIIGPSSGGTVDDLPVHVFEAMGGVETKIPTEILISGEREKELADAGFIALTMRKGSDNACFFSANSSQRPKTFGQSAEGKVAEANYRLGTQLPYLFIINRLAHYIKVLQTEKLGGTKDRADLERELNTWISQYVSAMDVVTDEVSRRRPLRDAQVTVSDVEGNPGWYRVDLKVVPHIKYMGAFFTLSLVGKLDKKK